The following proteins are co-located in the Paenibacillus sp. JNUCC32 genome:
- the guaA gene encoding glutamine-hydrolyzing GMP synthase: MNKPNEIIVVLDFGGQYNQLIARRIRDLGVYSELLPYNTPVEKIKDLSPRGIVFSGGPSSVYSENAPHVDPAIYDLGLPIFGICYGMQLMAQQLDGKVERASKREYGKAELEFAPNSTLVKGIEQKQTVWMSHGDHVVSLPSGFKLDAGTESAPIAAMSNEDKKLYAVQFHPEVRHSVHGNEMIKNFLYEVCGCEGNWSMETFIEDQVREIREVVGEQKVLCALSGGVDSSVVAMLIHRAIGDQLTCMFIDHGLLRKGEAESVMETFVGKFDMKVVKIDAQERFMSKLKGVDDPEKKRKIIGNEFIYVFDEESSKFDDFAFLAQGTLYTDIVESGTDTAHTIKSHHNVGGLPEDMKFELIEPLKALFKDEVRKVGEELGLPDEIVHRQPFPGPGLAIRVLGEVTEDKLQIVRDSDYILREEIAKAGLDREIWQYFTALPNMKSVGVMGDARTYSYTVGIRAVTSIDGMTADWARIPWDVLEKISVRIVNEVENVNRIVYDVTSKPPATIEWE; this comes from the coding sequence ATGAATAAGCCTAATGAAATCATCGTCGTTTTGGACTTCGGTGGACAGTACAACCAACTTATAGCACGACGCATTCGCGATCTTGGCGTTTATAGTGAGCTTCTGCCATACAATACGCCCGTCGAGAAGATTAAAGATCTCTCCCCGCGCGGCATTGTTTTCTCAGGAGGTCCTTCCAGCGTGTATTCCGAGAATGCACCGCATGTGGATCCTGCCATTTACGATCTGGGACTGCCTATCTTCGGCATTTGCTACGGCATGCAGCTGATGGCTCAGCAGCTGGACGGAAAAGTAGAGCGTGCTTCGAAGCGCGAATACGGTAAGGCCGAATTGGAGTTCGCTCCAAACTCGACGCTTGTCAAAGGGATTGAGCAAAAACAAACCGTATGGATGAGTCATGGCGATCACGTGGTATCGCTGCCTTCCGGCTTCAAGCTGGATGCAGGAACGGAGTCCGCTCCGATCGCCGCGATGAGTAACGAAGACAAGAAGCTGTACGCCGTGCAATTCCATCCGGAGGTTCGCCACTCCGTCCATGGTAACGAAATGATTAAGAATTTCCTGTACGAAGTGTGCGGCTGCGAAGGCAACTGGAGCATGGAGACTTTCATCGAGGATCAGGTTCGCGAAATCCGTGAAGTGGTCGGCGAGCAAAAAGTGCTGTGCGCGTTGAGCGGCGGCGTTGATTCCTCCGTTGTGGCCATGCTGATTCACAGAGCCATCGGCGATCAGCTGACATGCATGTTCATCGATCATGGACTGCTGCGCAAGGGCGAGGCCGAGAGCGTAATGGAGACCTTTGTCGGCAAGTTCGACATGAAGGTCGTCAAGATTGACGCTCAGGAGCGTTTCATGTCCAAGCTGAAGGGCGTGGACGATCCGGAGAAAAAACGTAAAATCATCGGCAACGAGTTCATCTACGTATTCGATGAGGAATCCAGCAAGTTCGATGATTTCGCATTCCTGGCTCAAGGCACGCTGTATACCGACATCGTGGAGAGCGGAACGGACACGGCACATACGATCAAGTCCCACCACAATGTCGGCGGGCTGCCTGAAGACATGAAATTCGAGCTCATCGAGCCGCTCAAAGCCCTCTTTAAGGACGAAGTTCGCAAAGTCGGCGAAGAGCTTGGCTTGCCGGACGAGATCGTTCATCGTCAGCCTTTCCCTGGCCCGGGTCTTGCGATTCGCGTACTGGGCGAAGTAACGGAGGACAAGCTGCAAATCGTCCGCGACTCCGACTACATCCTGCGCGAGGAAATCGCGAAGGCTGGTCTGGATCGCGAAATCTGGCAGTATTTCACGGCGCTTCCGAACATGAAGAGCGTCGGCGTTATGGGTGATGCGCGCACGTATTCCTACACCGTAGGCATCCGCGCCGTAACCTCCATCGACGGCATGACAGCGGACTGGGCGCGCATCCCATGGGATGTGCTGGAGAAAATCTCCGTCCGCATCGTGAACGAAGTCGAGAACGTCAACCGCATCGTGTACGATGTTACTTCCAAGCCGCCAGCAACGATCGAGTGGGAGTAA
- a CDS encoding NCS2 family permease, with translation MERFFKLKEHGTNVRTEIIAGLTTFMTMAYILLVNNLFLGPDGAGIPQEGVFFATAVGAGLVTMAMGFFVNIPVALAPGMGLNAYFMTVVLSSNGAITWQAALGAVFISGIVFIILTVTKVRQMLLTAVPNNLKIAITVGIGLFITIVGLKLGNIVTASINPGTDISHPVPGGAFNLGLGNFVENKDTLLAIIGLFLIAILMVLKLKGALLIGIVLTTLIGIPMGVTDLSGLSTASWIPSFDNLAVGQMDLKGALGIGLIEVIFIFTFVELFDTFGTLVGTAGRAGLLKNKEEGEKKLGKAMLVDAGGVSAGAFLGTSTITAFVESTSGVAEGGRTGLTAVTTGVLFILALFLAPIALVVPSAATAPALVIVGVLMMSQVRDIEWDDFMQAFPAFLTIILMPFTGGIANGISAGIIAYVILAVFGKLTGRTDTKVHWLMWILFVIILIRYAFLGAE, from the coding sequence ATGGAGCGTTTCTTTAAACTAAAGGAACACGGAACGAATGTAAGAACCGAGATTATCGCAGGCTTGACGACCTTTATGACCATGGCTTACATCCTGCTGGTCAACAATCTGTTCCTGGGTCCTGACGGCGCGGGCATTCCACAGGAAGGCGTATTCTTCGCTACCGCTGTTGGTGCCGGTCTCGTGACAATGGCCATGGGCTTTTTCGTTAACATTCCGGTTGCGCTGGCACCAGGCATGGGTTTGAATGCGTATTTCATGACAGTTGTATTAAGCTCGAACGGTGCGATTACTTGGCAGGCGGCGCTCGGTGCCGTATTCATCTCCGGTATCGTCTTCATCATTCTTACGGTAACCAAAGTCCGCCAAATGCTGTTGACGGCGGTTCCGAACAACTTGAAGATCGCCATTACCGTTGGTATCGGATTGTTCATCACGATCGTTGGCCTGAAGCTGGGCAATATCGTTACGGCTTCCATCAACCCGGGAACGGATATCTCTCATCCGGTACCAGGCGGTGCCTTCAATCTTGGTCTTGGAAATTTCGTTGAAAACAAGGATACGCTGCTTGCGATCATCGGGCTGTTCCTGATTGCCATCCTGATGGTCCTGAAGCTGAAAGGCGCACTGCTTATCGGTATCGTGCTGACGACGCTGATCGGTATTCCGATGGGCGTTACCGATCTGTCGGGTCTGAGCACCGCGAGCTGGATTCCTTCGTTCGATAATCTGGCTGTCGGTCAGATGGACTTGAAGGGTGCGCTCGGGATTGGTCTTATCGAAGTTATTTTCATCTTCACATTCGTCGAGCTGTTCGATACCTTCGGAACGCTGGTTGGTACGGCCGGTCGTGCCGGACTTCTGAAGAACAAAGAAGAAGGCGAGAAAAAGCTCGGCAAAGCGATGCTCGTGGATGCGGGCGGCGTAAGCGCAGGCGCATTCCTCGGAACTAGTACGATCACGGCCTTCGTAGAAAGTACTTCCGGTGTTGCTGAAGGCGGACGTACAGGCTTGACTGCGGTTACCACAGGCGTACTCTTCATACTGGCATTGTTCCTGGCTCCGATTGCACTGGTTGTTCCTTCGGCCGCTACGGCACCCGCACTTGTCATCGTCGGCGTCCTGATGATGAGCCAGGTACGCGATATCGAGTGGGACGATTTCATGCAAGCTTTCCCGGCATTCTTGACGATCATCCTGATGCCATTCACAGGCGGTATCGCGAACGGGATCTCCGCTGGTATCATTGCATATGTGATTCTTGCGGTATTCGGCAAATTGACTGGCCGCACGGATACCAAGGTGCATTGGCTGATGTGGATCTTGTTTGTGATTATCTTGATCCGATACGCGTTCCTCGGTGCAGAATAG
- a CDS encoding NADP-dependent oxidoreductase: protein MKAIVIDRYGGKEELQEREVPTPAPQAHQVLVKVAATSINPIDWKLREGHLKQMMDWEFPIILGWDVAGTISEIGSEVTDWRVGDEVFARPETTRFGTYAEFTLVDDHLLARKPAAISWEEAASVPLAGLTAWQALFTHGELTKEEKVLIHAGAGGVGMFAIQFAKQAGAYVITTASERNHELLASLGADRMVDYRTTRFEDELSDVDVVFDTMGGDVQKNSFKVLKQHTGRIISIVSDFDEELVRKYDVTAKNIWLDPNGQQLQEIADMLEQKKVRAVVGATFPFSRKGLYDAHALSETHHAVGKIAISFS from the coding sequence ATGAAAGCTATCGTCATTGACCGTTATGGTGGCAAGGAAGAGCTTCAGGAAAGAGAAGTACCTACTCCTGCACCGCAAGCGCATCAGGTCTTAGTCAAAGTGGCCGCCACCTCGATCAACCCAATTGACTGGAAGCTTCGAGAAGGCCATTTAAAACAAATGATGGATTGGGAGTTTCCCATTATTTTAGGATGGGATGTTGCCGGGACCATTTCGGAAATCGGGAGCGAGGTAACGGATTGGAGAGTGGGGGACGAAGTGTTTGCCCGCCCGGAAACGACCCGTTTTGGCACATATGCCGAATTTACTTTGGTGGATGACCACCTGTTGGCACGCAAGCCTGCTGCTATCTCATGGGAGGAAGCGGCATCCGTTCCGCTCGCGGGACTCACTGCTTGGCAGGCGCTGTTTACACATGGTGAACTGACCAAAGAAGAGAAGGTATTGATTCATGCAGGCGCTGGCGGCGTCGGCATGTTCGCTATCCAGTTTGCCAAACAAGCGGGTGCTTACGTCATAACGACCGCCAGCGAACGCAATCATGAACTGCTGGCCTCACTCGGTGCTGATCGGATGGTCGATTATCGGACGACCCGATTTGAAGATGAATTATCGGATGTGGACGTTGTGTTCGATACGATGGGCGGTGACGTGCAGAAGAACAGCTTTAAAGTACTGAAACAGCATACCGGGCGAATCATATCGATTGTCAGCGATTTTGATGAAGAACTGGTAAGAAAATACGACGTGACCGCCAAAAATATATGGCTGGATCCCAATGGCCAGCAGCTTCAGGAAATAGCCGATATGTTAGAGCAAAAAAAGGTAAGAGCCGTCGTGGGAGCTACGTTTCCTTTTTCGCGAAAAGGGCTCTACGATGCCCACGCATTAAGTGAGACCCACCATGCTGTCGGTAAAATAGCCATAAGTTTCTCCTAA